A portion of the Musa acuminata AAA Group cultivar baxijiao chromosome BXJ1-1, Cavendish_Baxijiao_AAA, whole genome shotgun sequence genome contains these proteins:
- the LOC135622556 gene encoding probable mediator of RNA polymerase II transcription subunit 26c isoform X1, with product MEAEDLRRLLRSSDVDLWDLIETAVAVAAADRPEELRARRDGIVERLYAPPADRCRDCGPPARSQPRGEEKGSSSPAMKREAAPPPTPPSPEPVDEDDEEEEAEAEEEDDPKSYDRSIDAANRRILAIKESLEHPDQSEDSLISLLQDLADMDITFKSLQETDIGRHVNGLRKHPSNEVRGLVKHLVRKWKDLVEEWVKSNSPGDQSASPAIIADGESPQQIPRKNFQNGLQTPERGNTPHSHTDGFSSSEAKVKANPPRREAPPTKPNAHVATALPSAPPPKPKEEKDGLLDPERLASARRRLHENYQEAQNAKKQRTIQVMDIHEIPKQKNTFTRKGGFQGKHW from the exons ATGGAGGCGGAGGACCTGCGGAGGCTGTTGAGGAGCTCCGACGTGGATCTGTGGGACTTGATCGAGaccgcggtggcggtggcggcggcggaccGACCGGAGGAGCTCCGTGCGCGGCGGGATGGGATCGTGGAACGGCTCTACGCGCCGCCGGCTGATCGGTGCCGGGACTGCGGTCCCCCGGCTAGGTCGCAGCCGCgaggggaggagaaggggagTAGCAGCCCGGCGATGAAGCGGGAGGCGGCCCCTCCGCCCACGCCGCCGTCGCCGGAGCCGGTGGATGaagacgacgaggaggaggaggcggaggcggaggaggaagatGATCCGAAGAGTTATGACCGCTCGATCGATGCGGCGAACAGGAGAATCCTCGCCATCAAAGAGTCCTTGGAACACCCTGATCAG TCGGAGGATTCCCTAATTAGCCTCCTCCAGGATCTCGCGGACATGGACATCACCTTCAAATCACTGCAG GAGACGGACATAGGGAGGCATGTGAATGGCCTTCGCAAGCATCCTTCCAACGAAGTGCGCGGATTGGTGAAGCATCTCGTGAG GAAGTGGAAAGATCTCGTGGAGGAGTGGGTGAAATCGAATTCGCCAGGTGATCAATCTGCTTCTCCGGCAATCATCG CAGATGGTGAGTCCCCACAGCAAATTCCCCGAAAGAACTTCCAGAACGGGCTCCAG ACTCCAGAACGTGGAAACACCCCCCATTCTCACA CAGATGGTTTCTCGAGTTCAGAGGCAAAGGTGAAGGCCAATCCCCCGCGCAGAGAAGCTCCTCCAACCAAGCCGAACGCCCACGTCGCCACCGCGCTACCCTCTGCTCCTCCCCCT AAGCCAAAAGAAGAAAAGGACGGCTTGCTCGACCCCGAGCGACTCGCTTCTGCCAGGAGGCGGCTCCATGAGAACTACCAGGAAGCACAGAACG CCAAAAAGCAACGGACGATTCAGGTGATGGATATACACGAGATCCCGAAGCAGAAGAATACCTTCACCCGCAAAGGCGGGTTCCAGGGGAAGCACTGGTGA
- the LOC135622556 gene encoding probable mediator of RNA polymerase II transcription subunit 26c isoform X3, with translation MEAEDLRRLLRSSDVDLWDLIETAVAVAAADRPEELRARRDGIVERLYAPPADRCRDCGPPARSQPRGEEKGSSSPAMKREAAPPPTPPSPEPVDEDDEEEEAEAEEEDDPKSYDRSIDAANRRILAIKESLEHPDQSEDSLISLLQDLADMDITFKSLQETDIGRHVNGLRKHPSNEVRGLVKHLVRKWKDLVEEWVKSNSPGDQSASPAIIDGESPQQIPRKNFQNGLQTPERGNTPHSHTDGFSSSEAKVKANPPRREAPPTKPNAHVATALPSAPPPKPKEEKDGLLDPERLASARRRLHENYQEAQNAKKQRTIQVMDIHEIPKQKNTFTRKGGFQGKHW, from the exons ATGGAGGCGGAGGACCTGCGGAGGCTGTTGAGGAGCTCCGACGTGGATCTGTGGGACTTGATCGAGaccgcggtggcggtggcggcggcggaccGACCGGAGGAGCTCCGTGCGCGGCGGGATGGGATCGTGGAACGGCTCTACGCGCCGCCGGCTGATCGGTGCCGGGACTGCGGTCCCCCGGCTAGGTCGCAGCCGCgaggggaggagaaggggagTAGCAGCCCGGCGATGAAGCGGGAGGCGGCCCCTCCGCCCACGCCGCCGTCGCCGGAGCCGGTGGATGaagacgacgaggaggaggaggcggaggcggaggaggaagatGATCCGAAGAGTTATGACCGCTCGATCGATGCGGCGAACAGGAGAATCCTCGCCATCAAAGAGTCCTTGGAACACCCTGATCAG TCGGAGGATTCCCTAATTAGCCTCCTCCAGGATCTCGCGGACATGGACATCACCTTCAAATCACTGCAG GAGACGGACATAGGGAGGCATGTGAATGGCCTTCGCAAGCATCCTTCCAACGAAGTGCGCGGATTGGTGAAGCATCTCGTGAG GAAGTGGAAAGATCTCGTGGAGGAGTGGGTGAAATCGAATTCGCCAGGTGATCAATCTGCTTCTCCGGCAATCATCG ATGGTGAGTCCCCACAGCAAATTCCCCGAAAGAACTTCCAGAACGGGCTCCAG ACTCCAGAACGTGGAAACACCCCCCATTCTCACA CAGATGGTTTCTCGAGTTCAGAGGCAAAGGTGAAGGCCAATCCCCCGCGCAGAGAAGCTCCTCCAACCAAGCCGAACGCCCACGTCGCCACCGCGCTACCCTCTGCTCCTCCCCCT AAGCCAAAAGAAGAAAAGGACGGCTTGCTCGACCCCGAGCGACTCGCTTCTGCCAGGAGGCGGCTCCATGAGAACTACCAGGAAGCACAGAACG CCAAAAAGCAACGGACGATTCAGGTGATGGATATACACGAGATCCCGAAGCAGAAGAATACCTTCACCCGCAAAGGCGGGTTCCAGGGGAAGCACTGGTGA
- the LOC135622556 gene encoding probable mediator of RNA polymerase II transcription subunit 26c isoform X2, with product MEAEDLRRLLRSSDVDLWDLIETAVAVAAADRPEELRARRDGIVERLYAPPADRCRDCGPPARSQPRGEEKGSSSPAMKREAAPPPTPPSPEPVDEDDEEEEAEAEEEDDPKSYDRSIDAANRRILAIKESLEHPDQSEDSLISLLQDLADMDITFKSLQETDIGRHVNGLRKHPSNEVRGLVKHLVRKWKDLVEEWVKSNSPGDQSASPAIIADGESPQQIPRKNFQNGLQTPERGNTPHSHNGFSSSEAKVKANPPRREAPPTKPNAHVATALPSAPPPKPKEEKDGLLDPERLASARRRLHENYQEAQNAKKQRTIQVMDIHEIPKQKNTFTRKGGFQGKHW from the exons ATGGAGGCGGAGGACCTGCGGAGGCTGTTGAGGAGCTCCGACGTGGATCTGTGGGACTTGATCGAGaccgcggtggcggtggcggcggcggaccGACCGGAGGAGCTCCGTGCGCGGCGGGATGGGATCGTGGAACGGCTCTACGCGCCGCCGGCTGATCGGTGCCGGGACTGCGGTCCCCCGGCTAGGTCGCAGCCGCgaggggaggagaaggggagTAGCAGCCCGGCGATGAAGCGGGAGGCGGCCCCTCCGCCCACGCCGCCGTCGCCGGAGCCGGTGGATGaagacgacgaggaggaggaggcggaggcggaggaggaagatGATCCGAAGAGTTATGACCGCTCGATCGATGCGGCGAACAGGAGAATCCTCGCCATCAAAGAGTCCTTGGAACACCCTGATCAG TCGGAGGATTCCCTAATTAGCCTCCTCCAGGATCTCGCGGACATGGACATCACCTTCAAATCACTGCAG GAGACGGACATAGGGAGGCATGTGAATGGCCTTCGCAAGCATCCTTCCAACGAAGTGCGCGGATTGGTGAAGCATCTCGTGAG GAAGTGGAAAGATCTCGTGGAGGAGTGGGTGAAATCGAATTCGCCAGGTGATCAATCTGCTTCTCCGGCAATCATCG CAGATGGTGAGTCCCCACAGCAAATTCCCCGAAAGAACTTCCAGAACGGGCTCCAG ACTCCAGAACGTGGAAACACCCCCCATTCTCACA ATGGTTTCTCGAGTTCAGAGGCAAAGGTGAAGGCCAATCCCCCGCGCAGAGAAGCTCCTCCAACCAAGCCGAACGCCCACGTCGCCACCGCGCTACCCTCTGCTCCTCCCCCT AAGCCAAAAGAAGAAAAGGACGGCTTGCTCGACCCCGAGCGACTCGCTTCTGCCAGGAGGCGGCTCCATGAGAACTACCAGGAAGCACAGAACG CCAAAAAGCAACGGACGATTCAGGTGATGGATATACACGAGATCCCGAAGCAGAAGAATACCTTCACCCGCAAAGGCGGGTTCCAGGGGAAGCACTGGTGA
- the LOC135622556 gene encoding probable mediator of RNA polymerase II transcription subunit 26c isoform X4 has translation MEAEDLRRLLRSSDVDLWDLIETAVAVAAADRPEELRARRDGIVERLYAPPADRCRDCGPPARSQPRGEEKGSSSPAMKREAAPPPTPPSPEPVDEDDEEEEAEAEEEDDPKSYDRSIDAANRRILAIKESLEHPDQSEDSLISLLQDLADMDITFKSLQETDIGRHVNGLRKHPSNEVRGLVKHLVRKWKDLVEEWVKSNSPGDQSASPAIIDGESPQQIPRKNFQNGLQTPERGNTPHSHNGFSSSEAKVKANPPRREAPPTKPNAHVATALPSAPPPKPKEEKDGLLDPERLASARRRLHENYQEAQNAKKQRTIQVMDIHEIPKQKNTFTRKGGFQGKHW, from the exons ATGGAGGCGGAGGACCTGCGGAGGCTGTTGAGGAGCTCCGACGTGGATCTGTGGGACTTGATCGAGaccgcggtggcggtggcggcggcggaccGACCGGAGGAGCTCCGTGCGCGGCGGGATGGGATCGTGGAACGGCTCTACGCGCCGCCGGCTGATCGGTGCCGGGACTGCGGTCCCCCGGCTAGGTCGCAGCCGCgaggggaggagaaggggagTAGCAGCCCGGCGATGAAGCGGGAGGCGGCCCCTCCGCCCACGCCGCCGTCGCCGGAGCCGGTGGATGaagacgacgaggaggaggaggcggaggcggaggaggaagatGATCCGAAGAGTTATGACCGCTCGATCGATGCGGCGAACAGGAGAATCCTCGCCATCAAAGAGTCCTTGGAACACCCTGATCAG TCGGAGGATTCCCTAATTAGCCTCCTCCAGGATCTCGCGGACATGGACATCACCTTCAAATCACTGCAG GAGACGGACATAGGGAGGCATGTGAATGGCCTTCGCAAGCATCCTTCCAACGAAGTGCGCGGATTGGTGAAGCATCTCGTGAG GAAGTGGAAAGATCTCGTGGAGGAGTGGGTGAAATCGAATTCGCCAGGTGATCAATCTGCTTCTCCGGCAATCATCG ATGGTGAGTCCCCACAGCAAATTCCCCGAAAGAACTTCCAGAACGGGCTCCAG ACTCCAGAACGTGGAAACACCCCCCATTCTCACA ATGGTTTCTCGAGTTCAGAGGCAAAGGTGAAGGCCAATCCCCCGCGCAGAGAAGCTCCTCCAACCAAGCCGAACGCCCACGTCGCCACCGCGCTACCCTCTGCTCCTCCCCCT AAGCCAAAAGAAGAAAAGGACGGCTTGCTCGACCCCGAGCGACTCGCTTCTGCCAGGAGGCGGCTCCATGAGAACTACCAGGAAGCACAGAACG CCAAAAAGCAACGGACGATTCAGGTGATGGATATACACGAGATCCCGAAGCAGAAGAATACCTTCACCCGCAAAGGCGGGTTCCAGGGGAAGCACTGGTGA